The DNA window ATCAATATACTGCTTCTTCAACATGAAATATTCATGATGAAGAATAAACTCCCCATCATTATCTTCAACAATTATCCAGAAAGGTTCTACATAACCATGAACCTTGTCTTCCCATTGGAAATCCGGTGTAATCGTCAATTCAACCCTCAAGACTGACCGCGTAATTGGTTGAACATGTGCAGCAAGGTTCAGCTTTGGGAACTGATGAATGAACTTGTGTAATGTCCTTCCCATCTTTGGGAACCGGATAAGCTCTCCCAATTCTTGTGATGAAAGATCATAATAACGCTCCCAAGCCAAATCTTTCTTCTCCAACTTCATCAAGATTTCATTTGGTATGCCATGGAATTGGCGAAGTGGTGTCTGTACACTCCACATCCTCTTGCTTATCATTTTGCACCATTTTAAGGCCTTCTCAGCTAACTGAGCCCATCCCCTTTTCAGAACAATCTCAAAAAGGGCTCGCATCAGACGTGCAGCACTCTGCAAAAGCAAATAACTAAGTTAGATAATTCACTATCAGATAACACCAAATCACAAATGATTAAAGAAATAACAAGCAACTATATAGGAGGTTATTTATACAACACAACAAACCTGAGTGATATAAACCATGTCGGATGACAGGGACAACCCTTCAAGCTTCAGCCGTGAAATATACGCCTGCAATAGTACATTGATCTTGGCACTAGGTTCCTCAAGACTCTCTTTTATTGGGATAGGAACACGATCTAGAAGCTTCGCCAATTCCATTTTCTCATCTTGTCTGACTGTAACATATTTGAATTCCTCACTAAGAGAGAAAAGCCTGCAAAGTTCAATGTCACCCATCGTAGGCTTCAAATGCTCATTGTACGTGGAAATTGTCCCGTGagttatataataataactcgCAATGCGACCCAGGTCAGTCACCTGGAAATATCCACTTTTTCTGTCATACTTGACCAAGTTATTCTTGTCCAGCAATATAGCAGCAGAATGTACCTGCAAGCAAGTATTTCAAACTCTGAAGGAATTATCGATGCTTTTCAGCTAAGATGGaacaaaatacaatttgaaTGTCAAACTATCAGTACAATAAGACATAACAACAATTTCAAGGATGGAAGAAATACAGCACATATGTTGGATATTACTACCATTGATTAtcatagaaataattatattgaaGGTTAGTCTCTGCTCTGTTTCATTCAAACTAATGGAAATTAGCTCTCCATATAAACAACTAGCTGGCATCAACTCACCAAGAACGATCTAACTACTATAAACTAAACATTAACATAAATACTCACTCAACTATTGGACATTACTTTTTTCCATGATTGGCATCAATATTCACGGGAACGCAAGATTATTAATCATGGAGAATCTGAGCAAGCCATTTGAACAACATTTAGCAATACAAAAATATGGTGCAACCAAGAGAATATCATAATATGAGTTTGTCAATTAGATCGTCGCAGATCTTTAATGAGAATTGAGGTTGTAGAGCAATAATTACTGTTAAATATGGTGAAGCAAATTTGGCGCACCAATTCAGTGTATGTGCCTACTTATATAGGAGTTTGAAAGAATATATGCAAGCTTGGTCTGAATTCCAGCACCATGTCAAACTAAATGATGGCAGCGGCTGCAGGATTCTTTCTGGACAGATTTTTGGTTGGGAGATAGAATAATTAATGGACAAATCTCCTGTATTGTGTAGCTTAGCTGTAAGCAAAGATAGTACAGTTGCCAACTGTTATACTGACTCGCGGTGGCatttaaattaaagaagaaactTCATGACTGGGAAATGGATGAAGATTAGcaaatttctatatattttggAATCTATAAACCTTGATGTGAGCCGGCTAGATTCCCAGACTGGAAAGCTAGTCAGGATAGAACAATCTTTGTTAAAAGCTGGTATACTTTCTACAGAAACAACCAGACAGGTGGAACAAGTCTTGGCCTTGGAAAATGTTGTGAGAGTAAAAAGCATCTTCTAAGGTTTTCTTGTTTTGGTTGGACTGCTGTAAGGAATGTGAGTTTAGCTCATAGAATTTTACAGGAAAAGGCTTCTCCCTGTGCAGTAGTTGCTGGTTTTGCTCAGGAAACGATTGGCCATCTATTTTTCCTTTGCAGGCAAAGGAGACAAATCTAGGATCTTTTTCTTAATACGAAATGTGCAGCAGATGATGTCTCAACATGTGAAGAATTTACTGGAGGCGGAGTAGAAGAGCACAAAAGATGAAAACAGATCTGGAAAGCAATTCCTTTGTGCACCATATGGACAATTTGGTTAGAGAGGAATAAGAGATTCTTTCAAGGACACAAAAAACAAACACATAtcatttgtaaaaaataaatgaaatttatgtttCTGGTGTAGGAACAAGAAGATAGAAAATTTGTCTCAGTACATGTTGACTTTCAGAGTTCCTAGGGATGAAACAGTGATGGTGAAAATgtaaattttgttctttataTTTTGCAATGCCTTCTTGGCACTATTAATGAaacttttatcaaaaataaagtAAGGAAAGAAAGGAACAGCAAGTGGAATATATGTAAGACTTACCAAGTCAGCACGCCTTTCCTCCAAAGCATAATCAGTCTTGAGAGCATCAGCAGGTAGACCATAAAGTGTGGGATTCCGTACCATGCGGACATAGAGGTAAGTATACAGGAGCCATTTACATGCTTCCTTGGCATTCAACACAGTCCCAAGGACAATCTCCGCATTTAACTGATCTGCCAACTTGGAGATAAATTGACTTTCTATTGGCAGCTGCTGATTCATCAGGGACAAATAATATTGCAATTCGCTGTGGCCCGTTAATATGATTCCTTCACCATAGGTGTCATACTGAGGACGTCCAGCGCGACCAAGCATTTGCATAACATCAAGAGGACTGAGTTCAGTCCATGCTCCTTTCTCAGGATTGTAAATCTGGGTACCTTTTATAATCACAGTATGTGCAGGTAAATTGACACCCCATGCTAAAGTGGCTGTTGAAACCAACACTTGCACATGGCCATCAGCAAAAAGATCCTCCACAAGTTGCCGATCAGTTCTAACCATCCCCGCATGATGAATAGCAAAACCATATGGTAAAAGATCTTTGAGATCATTGCTCTTCACAAGCTCAGTTTGCGACTGTAGAAGTTCCCGAGTTAAACTGTCCTCCTTCAAAAACTTACCAAGGGTGTCATTAGCAAGTGCAGTATCCCGTATCGCACGAGCTGTCTTAGATGTTTCCTTCCTTGAATGGACAAAAATAAGCACCTGATGCTTTCCTGCAATACTAATCACCTTCTCATAGCAAACGTCATTCATCAACTGGAATCTCTGCAGTGGCTTCTTAACTGTAATTCCAATATACTGCTGAGCCAACGGAACAGGCCTATAGCTATTGTCAAAATGGAAGAGTCCTTTCTTCAGATCCACTCGCAAAAACACAGCCACGTCCTCATAATTTGGAAGAGTTGCTGACAATCCAACAAGACGAATATGCTCTTTGGTGGTTTCGATCTGTCGAATAGTTCTAGCAATGATACTCTCCAAGACAGGACCTCTGTTGTCATGCAGAAGATGAATCTCATCAATAATAAGAAGTTTAACAAGCTGTGTATATGTGCGATCGCCCGACTTTCTGGTTATAATATCCCACTTCTCTGGGGTAGTCACGATAATTTGAGTCTCTTCAATCTGTTGACGAGTTAATGTTTGATCACCACTCAACTCCTTCACTGTGACACCATAATGTTCCAAACGCTTGGAGAGATTACCAACCACTTCAGCAACAAGGGCTTTCATGGGTGCCACATATACAATCTTATAGTTGTTGTGGTTGAATGTACCATCATCTTCATTGCGGTTTAGTGCAATTTGCTGAAGTATAGTGAGCATAGCTACATTGGTCTTCCCGGCACCAGTTGGAGCACAGAGCAAAATGTTCTCCGGAGAAAAAAGGGCAGTCTCATATACTTTACTCTGCACCCTGTTCAATTGGGTCATCCCACTGAATGCTGGTCGAGCCCACTCTGGAATGGAGGATATCTTCACAAGCTCTTCACCAGGGTCTAGTGGCCTTGGCTTCAATGCTGGCACGTGAACTTCCTCGTACCCCTTCTTATGATTCCTGTAAGACCCCACTGGAAGCTCACATTTCTTATTTGCCATCAACAAACCGCCTTGCTGAAATGCAAGGCTGTCAAGATCAAGAAACTGACGCTGCCCCATTAACCAACCATTATCAAGATCTCTATCTACAAGTGCCTTCCTTTCTCCATCACCATCAACACCAGACTCATCTTTAAGACGCCTAGCCTCTTCCCTAATGCTTTTCTCCAGATTCTTCTGCCTCTCTTTTGCAGTAGCCCTAGTAGCATGCAACTGTTCTAATATAGCCACATGATCTGGCCCCAACCCCAACatctcttcttcaattttcttcctATTCTCTTGGTCTTCAGCCCTTGCAAGGCGGGTACACCATACTACCTTTAGCCGGTTGCGCAGAAGATATTTGATGAGACTGAACTTATCAAATTGGAGATGCACCAGCAGCTTTGTTTCTACTTCACGATCATCGCCTTCAGCAAGAATTTTAAGAACCTCTTCAGCAAGCTTTTGGCTCTGTTGGGGATCGATCTGCTGCTCATAAGCTTGAGAGATCTTTCTTTGAAGCCAATAAGCATCTATGTCCTGAACATTCAAGGCCATTCCCTCATCGGCCTCCCGCATCTCATCATCATCAATGCCACTGCCCATCTGCATAGCACCAGAAGCACTGGCTTCCATCACATCATCGTCCTCCTCTTCATCATCAGGTACCACATCAAGAtcactctcttcttcttcttcttcattctccTCAAACTCAACTGCTACACCGACATCATCGTCAAGACCATCATCGCCGTCAGCTGCAGCAGACGCTGATGCATCGCCACCATCCTGATAGTCAGTAATGAGTCGCCCAATTGACACCAACTGATCAAACACCTGATTCGATATAGGATTTAACAGCTTctcaatttcctttttcttttcaggGTTCTTGAAGTTATCATTTTTCAACACCGCCAACATCTCGTCAGCTGCTCCACTCACAATGTTGAGAGGCTGTCCCCCAAGTTGCTGCTGAATCAAGCTGAGCatagcctcataagcagcccTAGTTTCCTTTGTTTTAGGCTGGTAAACACCTTCCTCACTCGAAGTAAGAACACTTTCTTCCTGAAGCCGTCTCTTCTTACTTTGCCTAGTGGGCTCAGAGACAAGTGGTTCCCGCTCCTTCTTCTTCCTAGCCTTCTGAAGTTTCTCATCCAACTCTGGAGGTCTACCCTTGTAAGCTCGATCACCAAATGATTTAGGGTCAATTTTTCCATAAAGAGACTCAGGTTCACCAGAGGGTTCATGAGTATCTCGGGGACGAGAATCAGTAGTTAGAACAAGACTTGAGTTCGCTCTGTACTCATACTGTTTGAAACGTGCGTGTGCTTCTGCACCACCGCCCAAATTCGACATATTTCAGTCGAAAATCAGAAAacctaaaattcaaaaaaaaaactcaactacTCAAATCAGTCGGCTCAAATAGCTAAACCCTAAGTACAactacaaaattcaaaaattgacaATACAGTTGGGAAAACGCAGATACAAGTTCAAACGAAAAACAATAACAGCAATAAAGACGAATCAACAAAAAAGCTTTGCACTCACCGGAGTCAAAGAGAGATTCGAACGCTTCCGACTATGCCGCAAGTAGAAATAATACTATACACTAACTGATTAGTAGTAGTAATATCTAGGGCTCACAACCGACTCGAAGAATCGGAGGACAGTAGCCGCCTCTAAGGATTGAAGAAGCCGAGTTTGTATGGAGTTAAAGTGTTATTTGATTGATGCCCTACCGTAGTGAGCCTTTGAACTACAATAAAATCAATTCTAGATCTACAATTACCACACTAATTTTTCCCTCTAATTATCGATTTTTGGgcgttttttaaaattaaataaaataaaataaataaccaTGTGCATATTACATAGAAAATCTCATGCAATTTGACATATAATTTgagaatacaaatattagtaaaagtatatttttacatgtattatgtcttctttttattatttttcattcatttgaCATTAAATTTAGATCATGCATCGCAGAGCTTAGGACTTATCTATAGGAAATAGACtctaaataaaagaaattcatTGCAGGAGCGAATCGAAAACTAATTAAAGATGAACAGCCTTTTACTATATCAAATACAATTcaaattgatataattattgcataattataaatttatgacTAATATCATAAAGTCATAGACTCATAGTACAACTATTACTCATAGTTATAGCAAagtaaaagtatttttaaaatataaatggCTTTACTTATtcattatacaaatttaaattcaatatatttataagtTGTTATCACAATGAGCCTCGTTCAAAGATATGGTAGGTCATTACCATTTTGTAGTGATCTTCCTAGGCACTCCAACATTTTTTTTCCTAGATTACCCGAATTCACAATCGTTAACATCAAATGTAAATTAATTGATAAATGGTTATATAATTGTGcaatgattttgaatatttcatgaaGATGTACCAAGTACAAATTTCTTCAATCAATTCGGTTATTAAATGCATAGATAGCCACTTAAACCTGACACATTTTATAAAATAGTCATTCAAATTTGCATAAAGCAAAAAGACCTGGTATCCTATTAACTTAAGGCTTTAGCATTTCTTGATGAAGAGCtgattaaaaggtgagattcttcTACTAAAAACTTTGAAACATTTTTTCTAGTAGAAtcagaaaaatgattgttatgTTTCCCATTCATGTTTGATTTTACTGAAGCCAGTCCATATTTGTTAATATCAGAAACAAAAATGTGATCTTTCTAACTTCAAACAAATAGAGAAGAGCACAATACGGACTTATTGaaggtttaaaattaaaatgatgaGAGAATTTTGAATAGCATTGAAAAACCTAAGGAGAACAACTTAACATGAACGGGTACAATAATTGTCTTTCATAACCCCACAAAGATGAACATAAGCAGCTCAACGTGACGAATCGACTCACACTGAACCAATAGTTTCAGTAAAGTTGATCGATCAAAGCACCTCAAAATTGCAAGTATGAAAGTTTTGGAGCCACTTCACTATCCTTCCATAGGCTCAGCTTGAGATGCCTCTTCTACCTTGTCACCTTTCTTTCCTGCTCATGCAAAGGGGGTAAGATATCAGAATTCAAAAGTTACTGGTAAAAACAAGTTGTGCAACATCGATTCAGTAAATATATTTTGCAAATGCATTTTGAAttacctttctttttcttcccaCCACCTTTCTTCTTAGTCTTGGTGGGAAGGGCTAGCCAAGCCTTGATTTCAGGTTCATTCTCTGTTGTCTTTGTAGGCTGAAGCTCCTGGAGCGCATGAGATGTTACCCTATCGGATCCATTGGGCATTAACAGCACTGTGAACTTAATGTGAGCAACCAAATCACCTGCGTAAGCAACAAAAGATGATGAAAACGAACAAGGGATATTATCGACAAAACTTACATCTAAATTTTGAATACTGAAGAAAATGGTACCAACCAGGTTTCTCATGTAGAACAGGATATGGCTGCAAAAGCTCATGGTTAACACATTCAACAAGGCCCAAACGAGCCCTCTTCTCCTCCAAATCCCTGCTCAAGTAAAAATAAGAGAGTAAGTAAACAGCATTCTCTGTGAAACCAGACATCACTATTATCATGAAACTTCTAAATTACTACAGTTGAatatgaattttgagaaaatcatCGGACCTTGCGGTAAATGGCATGATAGGGAACTTCTGACTGATTTCACTGAAGATGAACCTTGAGGCTTTCATCTTCAGGTTATAGCTTTTGTCCACAGCTCTCTTGTAGATGGTTGTTTGTTTCTCATCCAACAACTTGGGCTGCAAAGATTAAGAAAGGCCCATGAAAATAAACTGTGAGATTCACGAAGAGAACTCGTAATATTAGATATTCAGATGTCAAAGGTGTAATACACATCCATACCTTTCCATCACCAGTGCTCGTCACGATATCAATGGAGTAGACCTCATTCTCTTCAAATTCTGCTTCATCTACTCTTGTGTCAGGATTGGACACGCTCAATACAACTTTGTTTCC is part of the Solanum stenotomum isolate F172 chromosome 8, ASM1918654v1, whole genome shotgun sequence genome and encodes:
- the LOC125873077 gene encoding ERBB-3 BINDING PROTEIN 1; this translates as MSDDEREEKELDLTSPEVVTKYKSAAEIVNKALQLVLSECKPKVKIVDLCEKGDAFIKEQTGNMYKNVKKKIERGVAFPTCISVNNTVCHFSPLASDETVVEEGDILKIDMGCHIDGFIAVVGHTHVLHEGPVTGRAADVIAAANTAAEVALRLVRPGKKNSDVTEAIQKVAAAYDCKIVEGVLSHQMKQFVIDGNKVVLSVSNPDTRVDEAEFEENEVYSIDIVTSTGDGKPKLLDEKQTTIYKRAVDKSYNLKMKASRFIFSEISQKFPIMPFTARDLEEKRARLGLVECVNHELLQPYPVLHEKPGDLVAHIKFTVLLMPNGSDRVTSHALQELQPTKTTENEPEIKAWLALPTKTKKKGGGKKKKGKKGDKVEEASQAEPMEG
- the LOC125874689 gene encoding DExH-box ATP-dependent RNA helicase DExH12-like gives rise to the protein MSNLGGGAEAHARFKQYEYRANSSLVLTTDSRPRDTHEPSGEPESLYGKIDPKSFGDRAYKGRPPELDEKLQKARKKKEREPLVSEPTRQSKKRRLQEESVLTSSEEGVYQPKTKETRAAYEAMLSLIQQQLGGQPLNIVSGAADEMLAVLKNDNFKNPEKKKEIEKLLNPISNQVFDQLVSIGRLITDYQDGGDASASAAADGDDGLDDDVGVAVEFEENEEEEEESDLDVVPDDEEEDDDVMEASASGAMQMGSGIDDDEMREADEGMALNVQDIDAYWLQRKISQAYEQQIDPQQSQKLAEEVLKILAEGDDREVETKLLVHLQFDKFSLIKYLLRNRLKVVWCTRLARAEDQENRKKIEEEMLGLGPDHVAILEQLHATRATAKERQKNLEKSIREEARRLKDESGVDGDGERKALVDRDLDNGWLMGQRQFLDLDSLAFQQGGLLMANKKCELPVGSYRNHKKGYEEVHVPALKPRPLDPGEELVKISSIPEWARPAFSGMTQLNRVQSKVYETALFSPENILLCAPTGAGKTNVAMLTILQQIALNRNEDDGTFNHNNYKIVYVAPMKALVAEVVGNLSKRLEHYGVTVKELSGDQTLTRQQIEETQIIVTTPEKWDIITRKSGDRTYTQLVKLLIIDEIHLLHDNRGPVLESIIARTIRQIETTKEHIRLVGLSATLPNYEDVAVFLRVDLKKGLFHFDNSYRPVPLAQQYIGITVKKPLQRFQLMNDVCYEKVISIAGKHQVLIFVHSRKETSKTARAIRDTALANDTLGKFLKEDSLTRELLQSQTELVKSNDLKDLLPYGFAIHHAGMVRTDRQLVEDLFADGHVQVLVSTATLAWGVNLPAHTVIIKGTQIYNPEKGAWTELSPLDVMQMLGRAGRPQYDTYGEGIILTGHSELQYYLSLMNQQLPIESQFISKLADQLNAEIVLGTVLNAKEACKWLLYTYLYVRMVRNPTLYGLPADALKTDYALEERRADLVHSAAILLDKNNLVKYDRKSGYFQVTDLGRIASYYYITHGTISTYNEHLKPTMGDIELCRLFSLSEEFKYVTVRQDEKMELAKLLDRVPIPIKESLEEPSAKINVLLQAYISRLKLEGLSLSSDMVYITQSAARLMRALFEIVLKRGWAQLAEKALKWCKMISKRMWSVQTPLRQFHGIPNEILMKLEKKDLAWERYYDLSSQELGELIRFPKMGRTLHKFIHQFPKLNLAAHVQPITRSVLRVELTITPDFQWEDKVHGYVEPFWIIVEDNDGEFILHHEYFMLKKQYIDEDHTLNFTVPIYEPLPPQYFIWVVSDKWLGSQTVLPVSFRHLILPEKYPPPTELLDLQPLPVTALRNPAYEALYQDFKHFNPVQTQVFTVLYNSDDNVLVAAPTGSGKTICAEFAILRNHQKGPDSTIRAVYIAPLEALAKERFNDWKTKFGDHLGMRVVELTGETASDLKLLEKGQLIISTPEKWDALSRRWKQRKHVQQVSLFIIDELHLIGGQGGPILEVIVSRMRYISSQVENKIRIVALSTSLANAKDLGEWIGATSHGLFNFPPGVRPVPLEIHIQGVDIANFEARMQAMTKPTYTAIVQHARKGKPALVYVPTRKHARLTAVDLMTYSSMDSEDTPIFLLRSAEELEPFVERINEPMLQETLKYGVGYLHEGLSATDQDIVKTLFETGWIQVCVMNGTMCWGVPLSAHLVVVMGTQYYDGRENAHTDYPVTDLLQMMGHASRPLVDSSGKCVILCHAPRKDYYKKFLYEAFPVESHLQHYLHDNLNAEVVVGVIQNKQDAVDYLTWTFMYRRLTQNPNYYNLQGVSHRHLSDQLSELVENTISDLEASKCVTVEDEFLLSPLNLGMIASYYYISYTTIERFSSSVTSKTKLKGLLEILASASEFEQLPIRPGEEELIRRLINHLRFSFENPKYTDPHVKANALLQAHFSRQMVGGNLASDQQEVLLSATRLLQAMVDVISSNGWLSLALLTMEVSQMVTQGMWERDSMLLQLPHFTKELAKKCQENPGRSIETVFDLVEMEDDERRELLQMSDLQLLDIARFCNRFPNIDLTYDVLDSDNVSAGDDVSVQVTLERDLEGRTEVGPVFAPRYPKTKEEGWWLVVGDTKSNQLLAIKRVTLQRKSKVKLDFAAPAEAGTRNYTLYFMCDSYLGCDQEYNFTLDVKEAMAEDDS